CGAACATCAGTGGCATGGCATCGCGCAGCTTCAGCTCCAGATGCTCGACCACGGCCTGGATGCAACCGGTGATGCGATCCTTTTCCCACTGACGCAGCGATTCGAGCTTCCACAGGATCAGCTGCATCAACCGGCGAACCTGGTCAGACGACAACTTCTTGTGCTCGAACAGCTTGGCGTCGAGGCTCAGACCACCCGAGAAGAAGAACCCGGCCAGCGGCGCAATCTGGCTGAAGGTCTCCACCCTGCCCTGCACGTGCGGCGCGATCTTCATCATGTATTCGGGGTTGAGCGCCCATTTCTGCACTTCGGCGGCGAAGGTCTCCACCGGCAGCTCACGCAGCCACTGACCATTGAGCCAGGACAGCTTCTCCAGGTCGAAGATCGGCCCGCCCAGCGACACACGATTGATGTCGAAGTGCTCGATCATCTCAGCCAGGGAGAACTTCTCGCGCTCGTCCGGCATCGACCAGCCCATGCGCCCCAGGTAGTTGAGCATGGCCTGCGGCAGGTAGCCCATGCGTTCATAGAAGGTGATGCTGGTGGGGTTCTTGCGCTTGGACAGCTTGCTCTTGTCCGGATTGCGCAGCAGCGGCATGTAGCACAACGCCGGCTGCTCCCAGCCGAAATACTCGTACAGCTTGATCAGCTTCGGCGCCGACGGCAGCCATTCTTCGCCACGCAGCACGTGGGTGATGCCCATCAGGTGGTCGTCGACCACGTTGGCCAGGAAGTAGGTGGGCAGGCCGTCGGCCTTCATCAGCACCTGCATGTCCATGCGATCCCACGGAATCTCGACATCGCCACGCAGCATGTCCGGCACCACGCAGACACCTTCGCTCGGCACCTTCATGCGCACCACGTGCGACTCGCCGGCGGCGATGCGACGCTGCGCCTCGGCCGGATCGAGATGCATGCAGTGACCGTCATACCGCGGAGTTTCCTTGTTGGCCATCTGCTGCGCGCGCACTTGATCGAGGCGCTCGGCGGAGCAGAAGCACGGGAAGGCGTGGCCCTTGGCGACCAGCTCATCGGAGTACTTCTTGTAGATCTCGCCACGCTCGCTCTGCCGGTACGGGCCGTGCGGGCCGCCGACGTCCGGGCCTTCGTCCCATTCGATACCCAGCCAGCGCAGGGCGTCGAAGATCTGCTGCTCGGACTCGCGGGTCGAGCGCAACTGGTCGGTGTCTTCGATGCGCAGGATGAACTGGCCACCGTGCTGACGGGCGAAGCACAGGTTGAACAGTGCGATATAGGCGGTGCCGACATGGGGATCGCCAGTCGGCGAAGGCGCGATACGGGTACGGACGGTGGTCATGAATGCTCTCGGATGGAAGACACGAGGTTTGAATCAAGCAGGCGATGTTATCAGGCCGACGGCCCCCGGCTCCAGCAACCCGCCACGGGTGATCGGCAAGCTGGCGATCAGGAAGTCGAGGAAGGTCTTGACCTTCATCGCCTGGAAGCGCCGCGACGGATAGATGGCATACACCTCCCCCACCGGCAGCCGCGCCTCGGGCAGTAGCTCGATCAGGCGCCCGCTGCGCACAGCCTCTTCGCTGATCATCACCGGCAACCCGGAAATCCCCGCCCCCGCCAGCGTCGCCTCGCGAGCGAAGGTGATGTTGTTGCAGGTCATCACACGCTGACAGGGCAGATGCTCACCCAGCAGCGGCCAGTAACGCGGCGCATCGTGCTGCAGGAGGATCGCCCGATGCCCCTCCAGCTCGGCGACGCTGCGCGGCGTACCGTGCGCGGCCAGATAGGCCGGGCTCGCGCAAAGGCGCCGGCCGCTCTCGAACAGCTTGCGCGCGATCAGGGTGGAGTCCTGCGGCTGCCCGATCTGAATGGCGATGTCCACGCCCTCCTCCAACGGATCGACAGTTCGCGAGGTCAGCTCCACCTCGGCGTCGATCTGCGGGTACTGACGCATGAACTCACCCAGAACGCGGCCGAGAAACAGCTGACCGAACTCAATGGGCGAGGTGATGCGCAACAGCCCGGAAGGCTCGCGCTGCAATTGCATGACCGCCTGCTCGGCCTCGGCGAAGTCGAGCATGATCTGCCGGCAGCGCTCGTAGTAGGCCTGCCCCACCTCGGTCAGGCGCAATTTGCGCGTGGTGCGATTGAGCAGGCGCACGCCCAGGCGCTCCTCGAGCAACGCAATGCGCCGGCTTACCGTCGACTTCTGCATGCCCAGACTGGTCGCCGCCTGGGTAAAGCTGTGGCATTCCACCACTCGGGTAAAGATCAGCGCGTCATCCAACCCCATGATTGTTCCTCATAAGCAACAAAGCATGCCAAGTCTAGAGTCTACTAGCTCAAAGGGAACATTGTTAAATTTGCTTACATTTCCATGTCGCATCCCGAGCCTCAAGCATGCCCGCCAAACTGCAACGCCGCCTCATCGTCTTCGTGATCCTGCTGGCCCTGATCGCCGGCGCCCTGCTGGCCCACTGGCTGCTAGTCGGCCGTTACCACGAGAGCACCGATAACGCCTACGTACAGGGCGAGATCACCCGTGTCTCCAGCCAGTTGAATGCACGCATCGAGAAGGTGCTGGTACGTGACAACCAGCACGTGCAAGCCGGCCAGTTGCTGGCCGTGCTGGAAGACGCCGATTTCCG
The sequence above is drawn from the Pseudomonas sp. Z8(2022) genome and encodes:
- the gltX gene encoding glutamate--tRNA ligase, whose amino-acid sequence is MTTVRTRIAPSPTGDPHVGTAYIALFNLCFARQHGGQFILRIEDTDQLRSTRESEQQIFDALRWLGIEWDEGPDVGGPHGPYRQSERGEIYKKYSDELVAKGHAFPCFCSAERLDQVRAQQMANKETPRYDGHCMHLDPAEAQRRIAAGESHVVRMKVPSEGVCVVPDMLRGDVEIPWDRMDMQVLMKADGLPTYFLANVVDDHLMGITHVLRGEEWLPSAPKLIKLYEYFGWEQPALCYMPLLRNPDKSKLSKRKNPTSITFYERMGYLPQAMLNYLGRMGWSMPDEREKFSLAEMIEHFDINRVSLGGPIFDLEKLSWLNGQWLRELPVETFAAEVQKWALNPEYMMKIAPHVQGRVETFSQIAPLAGFFFSGGLSLDAKLFEHKKLSSDQVRRLMQLILWKLESLRQWEKDRITGCIQAVVEHLELKLRDAMPLMFAAITGQASSVSVLDAMEILGPDLTRFRLRQALELLGGTSKKETKEWEKLLASIG
- a CDS encoding LysR family transcriptional regulator translates to MGLDDALIFTRVVECHSFTQAATSLGMQKSTVSRRIALLEERLGVRLLNRTTRKLRLTEVGQAYYERCRQIMLDFAEAEQAVMQLQREPSGLLRITSPIEFGQLFLGRVLGEFMRQYPQIDAEVELTSRTVDPLEEGVDIAIQIGQPQDSTLIARKLFESGRRLCASPAYLAAHGTPRSVAELEGHRAILLQHDAPRYWPLLGEHLPCQRVMTCNNITFAREATLAGAGISGLPVMISEEAVRSGRLIELLPEARLPVGEVYAIYPSRRFQAMKVKTFLDFLIASLPITRGGLLEPGAVGLITSPA